From the genome of Scyliorhinus canicula chromosome 20, sScyCan1.1, whole genome shotgun sequence:
GGATGATTGGCAGGCTGTGGTGAAGATGAATTACTTGCTGAAGAACTactggcctctgacctgctcttgtaaccacagtatttgtatagctggcccagttcagtttctggttaatggtaacctccaggatgttgatggtgataCAGCTGATCTTTGTATTCAGTCTGTATTTGCACTAATGCGCCTTTTGGGCTAATATCTTCACTGCTCATTTTTAGACTCCAGTTTAATCTTTCTAATGAGTGCACACAAGCTTTATCCTCCGCTATCTCCCTGCGAGACAATTTTAGTTAACTGTTTATCGTCTTTTAAACTATGTATTAATCATCACTGCCTTCTGTTTCTGAGGAATTACTTTAAACTCTACACATGTCCTTGGTCTGCAAGCATCATGTACACCGCTTTAGTTAGAATTTCGCAATATGATTCCATTTTGTTTTCATAGGTATATTAACAACTCTTATGAACTAAGATTTTCGCCCTTTTGCATAATGTCAATGAGGCGCAGGTGATAACTGTGTTCAGACAGTATTTAGCACTTGAAACTATGTGGGTTCTTCTGTCCATttcaaaggaaaataaatattaaGATGTATTCTTGAGTTAAAACTAAATGTGAAATTTGTTTGCAAATCAAATTAATTACACAGAAGCAAAAGGACGGGGCAAGTTCGTAACAAAATACTGAAACctctttaattatttttgttactAATCTTGTTTCTATATTGTGATTGATACTACATCATTGAATTGCTAAGAAGTGAAAACAAAATTATTGTGATCTTTACACATAAGCCTGTCCATTATACAAATTAATTGTATTTAATGATCTTCTGAGGCCACAACAAAAAAATTTAAAACTTGTTATGACAAGTTTTAATTTTGTGCCATCCATCATACAAGATGGAACCACTGTGAAGAGTGTCTACACGTGGCCAATCCTTACCAGGACCGTTTTTCACCAATCTCGGGAACAGTGACCCACAACCTCTCGATGGGATCTCTGAGCCAGGGCTGTCGAAAGCACCGGACTTATCTCTTGAATCTGGGCTCCATGACTTTCTTCCTTGGGGATTGGCTGTAGTTCCAGCATTTGATCCTGGCATTTCTGGCACTACAAAGCTGCCAGCCAGTCTCTAGGGTAGGACTTCCTCCCAAATGGGGGTGAAAGTCCCATTTTGAATCAATTAAGACTGCTCTCAGCATGGGGCAGCTGGCTTCTAATTTGGCAGACTTGAGACCCATTTTTCTTTCAGGAGTCCAGGAATATGTCTTCatgtaggttcaagtcccactgcagAGACTTAAGCACAAATCTAGGCctacactccagtgcagcacagtCTAAGGTGGCATCTTCTGGATGAGATTTTAAACTGAGAAAGTATTTTCCCCTTCAAGGGGTCGTAAGCTCCCCTAACACTGTTCGAAGGAGCACAGGGCAGCCCTCCTTGGTGTCCTGTACAATATTTATTCTTCATCCAACATCACCAAAAGAATGATCTAATTACTGTTTGTGGGGATTACCTGTTAACaggtttcttacattacaacaatcACACTACTTccctggctgtaaagcactttggggcatCCTGAAAAGCCAAACCAGGTATCAATTTGGGCAAAAATACCTGCAACCTCAACTGACCCAGCACCCCTGCCTATGTctgaaccccccaccctgccaacaTATGAACCCCCATCCCTacatccaaagaacaaagaaaagtacagcacaggaacaggccctccaaacctgtgccaatcatgatgccgtaactaaaaaaaaccttctgcccttactcggtctgtaTCCCTATTTCCTccttattcatgtatccatccagatgcctcttaaatgttgctaatgtgcctgcttccacacaTTCTCTGGCAGCACATTCtcggcacccaccactctctgcgggAAACACttacaccccccgccccctccctcaccttgaaattgacaccaacccttggaaaaaaacctctgactatccaccctgtctatgcctctcataattttgtcgacctcaatcaggtctcccctcagcttccttctttccagtgaaaacaatcctagtttattcaacctcccccCATATCCAACACCCTcgtgaccaggcaacatcctggtgaagcaTCTTCGCACTCTCTCCAaaccttccacgtccttctgagaatgtggtgacctgaactgcacacaatactccaaatgcggcctaaccaaggttttatattgttgtaacatgatttcccaactcttgtattcaatctGCCGGCTGATGAATGCAAGTGTGCCATATGCATTTCCATTCAATTATCTTTAAAACTTACCTTCTCATTTACAATGGGCCCTTTAAACTCACCTGCCTGTTTATGGCAGAGAGTGCTGCAAAAAGGGGGCATGTCTTCCTTTGCTCCACCCATTTTGCACTTTGCTGCTGGAGGCACTGGCCTGCTTCTGCTTCATcagtctcacccagcctgagtcagGAAGGTTGGGCAAGACTGGCACTTTCGAATTTGAGCTAAGGTAAATCGTTACGGAGTGGCAATGTGCCACTGATTGCCATTCTGAAGAAGTTGAGGGCCAGTATTTTGATAGAATTACCTAATTAATTTTAAAGCTGGAAAGCATTAACTGAGGAGGATTGATTTGACAAGAAACTACCCAACTTGTCACATACTAATACTCTTTATTGATTTAGAAATTAGAATGGTagcattttaaaaacaatatttgGAAGCAAAATTCCCATACTAGCATCGTGTCACTATTTCCATTCAATACACACCAAATATTTGTTTAAAACATCTGGATCGAATTAAGAACAACCTTGGGTCAATTGAGTCAATGATTAGGTGCCGGTAGCAATGTTCTGAATAGAAAAATAAACGGCAACATAATTTATTTAACATTCAATATTCTATTCTTACAGATAAAAACTCTTTATTAAATATTACTATTATAATATTTGAATTTTATAAGGCTGAAATATACACTTGTTTAAAAGTCACCTAAAGTTCAGGAAAATAAAAGgctagggccggaattctctggccgttgggattcgcttttcccgccggcagtacACCCGCGCCAGCAGGTTTCCCGGTAGCgcggggtggcttcagtgggaaatcccattggcaagcagcgggagtagagaaacCCGCCACCAACGAACGGTGTGCCaatgggaaacacacggctgggggaccggagaatccagctaaaGCCTAGAGCTTTACATTGCATCTCCACCACTCCACAGTCAACAAACAAAAACCACATTGCAGAATTTAGAAAGTTGAATATACCTAATAAAATATATTGAATTGCAAACTTTTGACTACCAGGTTAACAAAAGGAATTGATTCTTCACGTAAGATATAATTTGCATCAGGAAGAATTGatatttttgttttgaaaatacAAAGCAGATAACTAAATTGtaattttttattttagattacccaattattttttccaattaaggggcaatttagtgtggccaatctacctactctgcacatttttgggttgtgggggtgaaacccacgcatcatTATTCTCCATCATTATTTGATTTATTAATCCACTGCAATATTCATGAAATATATGTCTGCTCAAGAAATTCATAGACAGTCAcagtttattttttataaatttagagtacccaattcatttttttttccaattaagcgtggccaatccacctaccctgcacatttttgggttgtgggggtgaaacccacgcaggcacggggagaatgtgcaaactccacacggacagtgacccagagccgggatcgaacctgggacctcagcgccgtgaggcagctgtgctaaccactaggccaccatgctgccctctaatTTGTAATTTTAATCACAACCAAAAGCCTATTGGTCCCTGTGGTTGGAGTGCTCATGGAGTGGTTGGAGTGACTTTTCCGAGCCCCGCTCTGTAACATTTGAGACATGGTTGAAGTTAATAATGTTCACTTGAATACAGACTACAATATCCAGGTGCAGCAAACAACCAAATTGGATTACCACCAACATTTGAACTGAGATGAAATGCACAGTTGGACAGGTGAGTTTCTGTACAATCGTAGAGcatatagaatctacagtgcagaaggaggtcactcagccatcgagtctgcactgaccctctgaaataacACTCCACCCAagaccacttccctgccctattccctGTAACCCCTTGACctgggggaaatttagtgtggccaatccacctaacccgcacatctttggactatggaaggaaaccggagcacccggaggaaacccacgccgacacgaggagtatgtgcagactccgcacagtcacccaaggccggaattgaatccgggaccctgacgctgtgaggcagcagtgctaaccactgtgctaccgtgccgcccctatctGCATCACACAATTAAAACGCCGTGTAGAATATTTCGGAATTTCATTCAGATCCATTTGTGTTGACTGCATTAAAGCACCATTCAGCAAGAAAGTGGAAAAACGTGGCAGGGTTGTCAACTGAAATCCAGTTTGGTGGTTTGCACAGCTAACCAAAATGAACGAGTGCCAAGAAAGCAGATCAAGTGTCAGCTATATATAACAGATCAACTCAAAAAAATGACAACTTTTAGCCATGAGCACTTAAAAGTATCACGATGgattaaaacaagaagaaaaagtctGAATGCTGAATGTCTGAAAAACGGAACAGCAAATActgaaaataaaaattgggtcCAACTCAAGATTTACAGATTTAATTTAAGAGACAACACAAAAACATTCTAAGTGGATTTGAGTAAAATGACATGGAATGGAATCAATATGTCAGACTAGCATTGAGTTAAAAGCATTGAAAAAATGTCCGAAACAGCAGAACCTTGGAAATGATTGCCATTTTAGTCAGTTTTCTCAGGCTCTGTCAGCCCCCGTATTAATCGTCTTATCCCCCTCTTGCCTGCAGGACCCTTTGGTTTGGCAAAGATCTGTCTGTGTGCATGCTGCTTTGGGTGAATCTCTCCATACAAGAAGTCAGCAGTCAGCTCATTGCCATCATCAATTTCAATCTGAAGATAGAAAAGTgggccaataattttttttcctcaTAATTTTACATACAAATGGCAGGTACAAATAAGTGACAATTAAGCAAATTTGCGAAAAATGGTAGCATTTCACCAAAAAATATCAAGACTATAACCCTCTTGGACTTAACAAGTGCAATGAGAAAAATAATCAGGATATGAAGACAATTCAATTATTAAAGTTTTACTGCTCTAAAGTAATAGACATTTTCACCCGCAGTGAGAAATTATTAACTGATTTTGCATTTAGTAACACTGGTAATTTACTTAAAGTTGACATGTTCAGAAGGTGCTGATTTATTAGTCATTTAAAGTCATTAAATCTTGCATTAGGATTGGTGAATTTATGGAAGATGATAGCACCACTTTTCCAGAGTTCAATCTAAGTGTGCAGCaaagataatttttttaaaaattaaataaatcagtaGCCTTTTCATAGTTAAGGCTTAATGTCATGCTTTTGTGACGAGTTTAACAAACAGCACAATGCCACATTATGAACAATGAATTTAGACCACTTACAATGCAGGTAAATTGACTGACTACCTTGGAGAAAATGAACACTATCCACTTGCAATATATTTAGAAGAAAATAAAATGGAGCCAACATTAAAACCTAGACAGAAAACGAGATGGAAAAAGCATTGGAACATTCTGTAATGTTTCTTTTCTGGTTGCCAAAGGATAACATGGAGATGAATAACTAAGCTAAACAATCAAAAATAAAGGATTTTGAAGAATATTTACCTTCTTAGTTATTTCCAGAGCTATTTGTTTATCCAGCATGTCAATCAGGGGACTCTTACAACTGGAGTACAACATTCGCTCTCGAATACTACATGTGTACCCAGGCATAGAGTATATAAACACTGGAAGAcagataataatataataattcttattagtgtcacaagtaagcttacattaacactgcaatgaagttactgtgaaaatcccctagtcgccacactatggcacctttTGGGTACACTGaaagagaatacagaatgtccaattcacctaacaagcacatcttttgggacttgcgggaggaaacaggagcacccggaagaaacccgctcaaacacagggagaatttgcagactccgcacagacattgagccaagccgggaatcgaacccgggtgcctgaCAAGTAAATATTTTATACCCTCCTTTCACAAGAGAAACCGACTAATTTTGTCAACTAAAACTGGTCAACATTTATTCACAGAGCAAAAAAGCATTGGTCATTGCTTATATGGAGATGGTGCTGTTTATGATGGAGCATCAGCCAGCCCTTTATAACACTGGCTGCTTCCTATTGACTGATGACAGTAATGTTGACAGGATCTCAGGAGAAGTTTGCAGAAAAGGCCAAAATGCTCTTCCTGCTAAAATAAGATCCAGTAAAGAAACCTGGGGGGAACCATCCAAAGCACTTTTCTGCTGAGATACTGCAGACGATTATTATCTCATGGATTCAACAACAGGTATCTAAAATCCAAACAAATAATTACTTGGTAAGCTTACAGGGTCACAATGGACCCAATATTGTCAAAGAAGTCTATACCTATAGACTCCAAGTAGTCTCCTTCATGAGAGTGCTTATAGCGAAAGAAATGATAACGAGCTGAATCCTTTGGTACTCGCTTTGGTAAATCCCCTATTTCCGTATGGGTTGTATCCGCCAAGTTTATTGTTTCTTGATTAAAGTCTATTTTCTGCCAACAGAAATAAATAACACATTTAAATACTGGTGGCTAAATGCACTCTTGACACATCTGACAAATTTATTATAATTcttcaaagaaatggcagagtttGTTGATGATATGAATTGAATGGATAAGATGCACATTTGGGTTGCACCAAGGCTTATGTTACCACGTCACCCAAGCAATTAGCTCACAAAGTAGGAAGGCATGGTTTTGAACATACTCTTTGAAGGGAGAGTTTAAATTGGCTACGTCCTCCATAACAAGAGTATTTGTGAATGGAGGTGCATCAACATGGGAAAGAATACATTGAGACCAGTGCTGGGTCCATTGCTGTTTTCAGTGTATATCAGCGATTTATACTCGGTGGCAAATAACAGCTATCCAAACttgcttacactgcaatgaagttacagtgaaaatcccctagccgccacactccggcgcctgttcgggtacactgaaggagaattcagaatgtccaattcactgaacaagcacatcttttggggcttgtgggacgaaactggagcacccggaggaaagccacgcaggcaaggggagaatgtgcagatttcaCGCAGACAGAAAGCCAAGCCAGAATCGCACctaggttcctggcgctgtgaagcaacagtgcgaaccactgtgctaccatgctgccacatgACACTAACAGTGGAACAAGAGTAAGGTAATCTAATCATAGGCGGGAGGCGGCGCGCCATTTGTtggtagcgggattctctgttcccaccgctgtcaatggggcttcccattgaagccatcccacaccgccgggaaacgcatggcgggggtgcactgcccaCGATAACTGGGAACCCCagcagccggagaattctggccctcaTCTatgcagagagattgaagggcCTGGGATTGTTTATGCTGAAGGAGACATTTTAGGGCTGATAGTGAAAATATATCAAGGGATTAGATAAAGTGAAGCTTGATAAACGTACCTGAGATTACCGTACATGTTTGACGCAGAGGACATAACTTTTTCACACGCTATAGAACCCCAATGTTGGGACAAAATGGGAATTTTGAGCCGGCACTTGCTAGCAGCAGGACTGGCTGAACCAACCTTCAAGGAGGCCACCCTCTGATGAGCTGCACCTGTGCTTGCTCTCCTAGTAATTAATGCCTCTTAATGCCCGGATCCAAAGGGCTGGATGCTGCTGGCAAGTAAGGGGCACCCTCCGccatcacccccacctccaccttacCTCATTGGCAGCAATGTGTCAGGGAAGCCACAAAATCGCCCCTAAAAGGAATCAAAATCACCTTAATTGGCTTCTCCTCTCTGTGGTGTGGGATccgatcctcctcccccccccccccccaccacaccgcgatccgatcctcctcccccccccccccccccccccgcgatccgatcccccccccccccgccccgccccaagGAAATATTCTTGGCAGCAGGAATGCTACAGGGAGCTGACCCGACGTGTCTCCAACTTTTTTCTCATGGTCGTCCTCCAGCCTCCAACCCCGTCTCCACAAGACTGGCCAAAGCCAGCTCTGCGTGTGGCTGATGTATAGAAAGAATGGACTGCTCAAGTTGGCAAAAGAGTCAGAAGGAGTGGAACAATTAAGGGCTTATTGGGTGGATAATTGAGGACGTGGGCAATTGACATCAAGTCATGGAGAGAAACCCTGGGATGGGGGCTGAAAGCTTGTTTGAAGAGAAAGGTTTTTAAAAGATGGAAAGAGATGGGGAAGCAGAGAACTATCGGATGGTGAGTGAGGTTATTATCGGGCCAGAGTCACAAGACCAtaagatgcaggcggggaaatgTATCTGAAAGACATTACACAGATGGACTGGGCAAAACAGGAGGCTAATTTGAAACAAGTGATGATTTTGAATTGAATGTGTATGGGAATTCAAAGCAAGTCGTCAAGGATAGCAGGCGGTTGGCCAGCAGGACTTCGAGTCAGGATATTGGGGCAAGTATTGGGCAAGGTAAGGGAGGGtgaaagatcaggggctggattttccgcacaCTCGCGCTGAAATCGCGGCCGGCACAGGGGAGGAGAATCCATGTTCCCGCAAgcaatcgggaccggcgccggttcacTAATTCTGCaggccctgaaaagcggcgtactcgggaAGTACGGCACGCCGCTTGGGGCCATTGCTCCACCATCTTCCGCCCACGACAGGCCAAAGtctcgacggcgtggaactaatgtgctccagccagtcgggatactcgtgtggcagctgcagactcagtccgcggctgccctggtcgggGCCGAGTGGATCGGAGGCCagagggggccttataggcggccggggaatgTTCGTAcggggtttgagggtcgggcgcGCAGCCGATCAGGGGGTCGCTTTTGTGGGTCTAGCTACACGGCCCGAGTCCACCACGAAGCACAGCATGGCAGCTGGAGGCCGcctccttgcgcatgcgcggcctccgaccaggaaatgcagcaaaagctgcaagatctacaacgggtccctgctagccccctgcaaggcttggaatttgtgtccctttgatccagaattttcaggagtaaaacttgACCGTTTTGACACCGGCGTGGGGGTCTTAGCCCCAATaatggaggatccagccccaGATGCCAACAAGGACATCAGCGAATCCCAGGCTGAGGACAGGAATGTGCTCGAGTGCGATGCAGAATACAGTTGATGCCCTGTTACCACCATCAGCCTTTCACATGAATAATGGTCTTGTGACGCAAAAGgatctctggagctgtggatCTGTATCCCTACCTAAATCACTGCCAGTTGAATAATTTACCAAATCAACTCAACAAAACTTTACCAATCCTTTAAAGAGCAAGCGGTGAAGACGAAGATTCAAACCAATGCATTTGCGATGAGTACTTACGAGTTGAACGTAACTAAGCTGTTtgttgctgagtttatccagagcTTCAATAGCATCGTCCTGTATGGGAAAGGGCAGTCCCTGCAAAGTTGGTTGCCTTGTCACTATGCTGTTTTCAGCTCTCCCCTGTCAATAAAGAAAATCAACAAGTTATTCCCCCATTAATCATGGGTGTCTTGGGATTTATTTTTTCGGAGATTACGGCCAACGGCTAGAATGAGTCTTTTCATTCCACTCAATCATTACAAATTAATTTTACAGAATGGATGACTGCTAATTAATTTCAACGCCGATGGTCCCAAGATGTCTTCAGGTCATACGTGAAGCAATGGCGCCATGTCTTTAACAAAAAAGCCCAAAGACAAGAGGAGATCGTAACCATTTTCGGAGTGTGGATGTTATGAGATCTATTGAGTAAGATATCCAGCAATCTGTCAGTGAGATTAGTCCGCTCCATTCAATCGgccattaagaacataagaacataagaacataagaactaggagcaggagtaggccatctggcccctcgagcctgctccgccattcaatgagatcatggctg
Proteins encoded in this window:
- the LOC119955155 gene encoding twinfilin-1-like, with product MEASPAAASNIKPSKELQLAPKDNRNTMSHLTGIPASKELKDVFARARNGEFCFLKIVIENEQLKVGASRESVTSWEQDYDSCILPLLEEQQPSYILYRLDTMNVQGFQWLFIAWSPDLSPVRQKMLYAATRTTLKREFGGSHIKDEIFGTVREDVSFSGYRKHLVSQKDPAPLTAAEEELRQIKMNEGRAENSIVTRQPTLQGLPFPIQDDAIEALDKLSNKQLSYVQLKIDFNQETINLADTTHTEIGDLPKRVPKDSARYHFFRYKHSHEGDYLESIVFIYSMPGYTCSIRERMLYSSCKSPLIDMLDKQIALEITKKIEIDDGNELTADFLYGEIHPKQHAHRQIFAKPKGPAGKRGIRRLIRGLTEPEKTD